A segment of the Anopheles cruzii chromosome 2, idAnoCruzAS_RS32_06, whole genome shotgun sequence genome:
TGTCGAATCATAGCTGAATTTCGAACACATTTCGTGAACAAGATTCCTTGTTGGAGGTTGCGTTATCATTGGCAGAAACTACGCGGGATGCCGACTGGAACACAGTGCTCCAGGCAGCATCATTTCagtccattttcttttttgtccgcTGAACTCTGAACACGTGTTCCCGCCAGTGTTTATGGTTTGcgaaaacagcaaaaagaaaggaTGGCCTCCGCAAGACGACGAACCGTCGACGAAACCGGAATGCACCCAATCGGCGTCGGCAGCGGACCAAACGGGCGGTTTAGAATAATTAAGCAGCTTGTGACAGCTGCACAATCCGGGCAGCGGCGCACGGAGTTCGCACCGGATTAAGTACCCAGAGCGGGCAGAAGTGCCGCCGTCGGTACATTTGGACGATCCACATAAATAGTACTCGCGTTTCGGGTCGTGTTACCAACCTGACTATCCTCtagcggtgcggtgtgtgctcCGAAGCAAAGGTCAATCAATCACAGACACTTTCAAACAATTCTCAATCAAACacgatgatttatgtttgatGAATTATGTTTAGATTTTAATGATTGTGAGTTCCCTCAGTTTTAAGGTTCTTTGTTTCAACCTTCAAGCGTCATTTGTTGTGGTGAAAGCAAACCGTGCCGatctttgttttttctttgtttttctgtaCTGTGGAAGACTATGACTGGACTGGGCACTGGACAAGCAATAGACAATCATTGTATAGCTCATCAAACAACCAAAACCGAAATTTAGAAAATAAGACTCAAGACATAAGGGTCGTGTAGACCCTCCATTgttgaaatggaaacgatCTTTTCCTGGAACGAAGCCATCCCAGCAGACGATTCGAAAACGGTCTGTCTAGACGGCATAAACGAGTGCGACAATGGTGCATCTGCAATAATATGTTGGCCACAGTATGCAAACAAGAACGCCACGCTTTACCGATTGCCACAGGTAACACTCCAGACGAGCAAAAAACCTGGAGTTTCCTGGTTTCCGGGCACACAGCATAACGCACATGTTGTAGCAGCACGCGTAAGGACTTGGCACGTGGCGTGGTAAGATTTTTACGACAGCCCGCTGCTCGGTTTCTTCGAAACGTGTGCTAATTTCGGAACCTGCGTAGTGACAAAAAACATGTCGAGACGCACTCTCTTGCAGCTTTCGATTTTGTGCTGCCCTTTCGCCGCGACAGATGCTCCTGTGCTGCGATGAGGACAAACTGGGGACTGGAACGGTGCACGGCGAAGACTCGAAAGACGCAAAGAAAATGTAGCGCAGGATTAGCCTCGGCACGTTCATACGCGCAAAACTCCCCCAATTTGTCTCCCTCCAACCGTTTTGACACCTTTTCCATAAACACGCACCCGCCGGCGGGAGCTGCAAGTTAATGCTGTCCCGACTTCCGGCAGCATCTGCTTAGGATGTTTTAGCGTAAACACCGCAAAGGCCCGCGCGACAAATGGAGTCCTTTTTTAGCTCTCAAGAGAAGCTCGAAAGGGACCCCTTTAACCGGCGACATCATGTGCCCCGCACCGGAAGCTATGCGTTGATTATGATCACGCGAAGATCACGTACGGCTTGTGCGTCCGACTCGACAGTGCAGGGAATGGATTTTTCTCTCGTCACTCGCGCATCGAACCAGGCAGTGAAACATGGAAAAGATTAATTACGTGTGCCATGCCGTGCTGCGTTTCGGGGGTTTCCGTCCATCACTCCAACGGTTCCGGGTGTTCtgttccgggccggggtttGTTGATGGAAAAGACCCGTGCCCGAGAAAGCTATGCTACAAATCTTAAACTTAAAACGCTGTGATGGTTCTTCTGTCTTGCGCTGAGGTCCTTCCATGTTAACGTCACATATGGTCACGTGCCCCGAAAATTCTCCATATTTGTCGCACTTGTTGCACATCTATTGGCAAAATCTACACATTAAAAGGCACTAAAAGGCAGGGGGTCCTGTTCTGGTTCACTGGTTAGTTTCACGGCGTTCCTTTGTCGCAGGAAACGATAAAAAGCCATCGGACCAGAAACACCCGACGTGGGCCAACATCCGAGGAGCGTGAGGTTCCGGTCTCCGGTGACATGTGTACGGATGCTGCCGTCCCGGACatgtgttttccgttttttgggggttttttcccattttcttttcacggCTGACATTTGATGGCCATCGTGATTTGGGAGGACGGTGTTCCGGTGAAGGTTAGTGAACCGTGCGGACGGCAAAGATTCCGAAGTGGTTGCTTCCGTCGATTCCTCGAACTGATCCGATGGACGGGAGCTCGGAGGGAGTTTGTTGCACCCAGAAAGATagcgttttgtgtttgtttttaaataccCGTCACCCGGCGagttctttctctctctccattgGTAACATAAACTAACGTGTAGGCGATCGACGAcgcttccatttgttttcgataCGATCGGTTTCGCTAGGTGGTTACGATGGCGAGCCGCGGCTCAACGGAAGATTGGTTATGGCGCCAGTTTGTTTGGAACCATAATGGTGCCCGTTGGCTGCGCGCCGCATCCCATTTCTCAAGCAACCCAGAAGCGCGCATCTCATTTCCTGTGGGATGCTTTCGAAATGCATTGTATCCAGATACGTTCATCAAAAGCATTCTCAACATCGATTAAAGCAAAGAATTCTGTAAATGAAAATTACTCCATCACAAGaatcggttttgttttaagaCATCCTTCGACGTCGCACAAGTCGATGAACCGAAGTTAGTAACGACGCAATGAACCCGACCGACTGGAGCCGTCCTAGAAAAACACTAGTCTCAGCGTAGAgtcaaagaaaaacatttgtGATTGCGACGGCGACCGTTCGTAAGGTGCACTTCCTACTCTTGCTGCACATATGCTAAATATTATGCTCGGAACAATTAACGACGGGTCGCTGCGTACCGCGGCCATTGCACTGTATCGCTGCTGGGACCGGCCAGAAAATCCGAAGCGAGAGCATAAGCATGAGTCGTATTGCCTCATACCTACCCGAAGCGAAGCACGTTCGGTTGGGTTATTTTTGTGTTGGATCAATATTTTTCCTCGCTCGGCACAGGAGAAAGATCTTCCTGGAAGACACTACCATCCAAGATGAAACGATCGGCACCGTACGCCCGGAAGGAGTCAATGACACCGAAACCGCACGAAATAAAACCGTAGCTCGGCCTTTCACAGGGTTCGCCAATTGTAAGATGCAAGATGCAAAGATGCCATCAAGTCACGCATTAAGATCGATTAAGGGTTCATCATTATCTAATGATTAAGAAATGGAGTTTGTGGAGTCGGACGACGTGGAGTGATGCATCGGGATCGGTGGTGCGCGTTGTCGCAGGACCGTAACATTGGCAGAACGTGAGCAATGGGACACGCGTTGCACGCAGAATTGCCCCAACTCCCCGGGGAGTTTCGTCTTCTTCGACTGTCACACGTGCTAAATATGGTCTCTCGAAAATGGCACTGGCAGCTGCATCCCTTGGCTGCTGGGCCACGGCACGCGTTGTCCTTGATCATGTTCACTGCCCCACCGAGAggaagatagagagagcgagagaaagaccCGTCCAGATTGCCACcgactcggtggtggtgtccctCCGAAAGCGGAACGTAACCCTTCGCGGCTTCCGGCCCGACAACCTGACGCCCCGCGAACGGGACCCTCAGTCGTTTCGCGGGATCGCTTGCCGTTTGTGTCACACAAATGGTTTGCAAATGcattgcaccaccaccgaaatgCATTGCTCATTAAAATGGTTTAATAATAAACCACCAGCGGCAACCGGCAGCAAGCCGGCACTGGGCACTGCCACTGGAGTGTCTCCTTTTTTCAGTGGTAAAGACAAAGACGACGGAAAAGGGTTCACACAACTCCGGCACCACCGTGCCAGATGACGATCATTTGCTAATGCAACAAACTCTTGCCGCAGTTAGTGGCGTGTGTCAGGAATCGGAGTGTTCGTTCCGGCATCGGCAAGTGCGGTAATGTCGCAAAGGTTGCCACCGACGTTATAACATCCGCCCAGCGAAGAACCCTCGGTTCCTACACGGTTGGCTCGTGGGGCTTTTGCTTTCACCACCAGTTTGTCTTCCGCGGGATGCTCCCCTTTTCAGGCAATGAGGCGCAACGCAGTGACACCGATTAACGCTCATTGCCAGCCTGTTCTCTATCGTCCTAGCATCTTGGGGCAAGGGGTCTCGGCGTGTAACCCTAACATACTTCTAACGGTTCGGGGCAGCACTATGGATAAATTTAAACTGGCTACATCAGAACGATGGCACGATAGCATATTGTTACGGTTGAGATACGCCTCCGGTGGCCTAGGATCGGTTCCACTTCTTGGTTTGATGCTACCGATGGCCACTGGCGAATCAGTGGCCTATTCTTAGATCCGTGCCAACTCCGTCCAAGTCGGCCAACCCAACAGGTTCTTTGTTGGTGATTTCACGAAAATTGCAGACCTAGAATCGCTGACACAAATAGCAAAATTTGGGGTCCAAGTGTATGCGGCCACCAATGTCGCTGCGAGTCACTGCGATTTTCAGCAATCATATACAAGACAGTTCTTAATGACTTTCCACGGAGCTCAAAGAATACGTTAAAACACGTTGTGctgtttaatttttgaaataaGTTTCAACggtttgaaaatttaaacTTGTTTCCTGTCAACAGCAAACTGATTGCTTAATGTGTTTACTGTTAACAAGGGTAAAATTATCTGTGCGGTttaacaacacaacaaataaaacaaatgtatTCATAAAAGATACAGGATTTTCATTAAATCGTTAGTTTGCATGGGAAAAAATGTAGTTCGGGTTGTCTTTTCTTGGTCTTTGTCTTTTGAGGTGGGCTTTTAGATTGGAGTTGTCTTTTCTTAGCCTTAGAAAAAGCCTTCTAGCACATTTTGCAGCAAGTTACAACTTTGACATTTGAGATGTCACGACAAATAAGAACAAGAGAGAGGAAAGAAAACCTGCAAGCGTCACAACTGTCAGGCTGACTGTTTCGCTTTTCAGTGGCGGCCGTAAAAGTTTCCACGGACCGATTTTATCGCCCTTGGAAACCCTTTTCGCAGCATCCGTGCACTGGTGGCACTATGTTGCGAAGTCCGTAACACAGCTACGCATTCGTAGCGCACGACACAACAGTTTTCTCGGCCAGTAGCACGGCTGGTTAGCTattcgtgccgtgtgtgtatgtgtgtatgtgtagcTTCTTCGTGAGTTTATTGCGTGGTGCATGGCAACAGAGGTTGCTGCGTTGAACTTGGAACCACCGAAAATTGTCACCAAAAGACTATTTACTGCTTAGACGTTCGGTTCCGGCAAGCAGGAAGCAACCGGTGCAGAAGCAACGGTCCGGCCGCAGTATGGCTCCGCAACCGCTGGAACAGGGTGGAGCGGTGACCAGCTTCATCCCCACGGGGCAGGAGATGGCGCAGCGGCAGAACCTCATCCCGTTGGGCCGTTTGATCGATTTCATCATCCAACGGACCTACCACGAGCTAACGGTTCTCGCAGAGCTGTAAGTACATCCGGTTCTCGCTTTCTCGTGCTATGTTCCTTTGCTCACGATGCTACTTGGCCGTTCCGCTTCGATCGCAGGTTACCACGCAAAACGGATATGGATCGAAAGATCGAGATCTACAATTTTTCCGCCAGCACCCGGCAGCTGTTCATTCGGTTGCTGGCACTGGTGAAGTGGGCCAACTCGGCCTCGAAGGTCGACAAGTCGGCCAAAATAATGGGCTTCCTCGACAAACAGTCGATGCTGTTCATCGATACGGCCGACATGCTGTCGCGGGTGGCCCGTGAAACTCTCGTGCACGCCCGGCTTCCGAACTTTCATATTCCGGCGGCGGTCGAAATCCTGACCACCGGATCGTACTCCCGGCTGCCGTCGATCATACGCGAGCGCATCGTGCCACCGGATCCGATTACGGCGGCCGAGAAGCGCCAAACGCTGCAGCGCCTCAACCAGGTCATCCAGCACCGGCTGGTGACGGGGAATCTGTTGCCGCAGCTGCGAAAGTTCCGGATCGAGAATGGGCGCGTCACGTTCAAGGTGGACCACGAGTTTGAGGTATCGCTGACGGTGATGGGTGATGCACCGACCGTCCCGTGGCGCCTCCTGGACATTGACTTTCTGGTGGAGGACAAAGAAACGGGCGACGGGAAGGCGTTGGTTCACCCGCTGCAGGTGAACTACATCCACCAGCTGATCCAGGGCCGGATCGTGGACTGCATCGATGCGCTGGCCGAAGTGTACTCGTGTCTGCACTACTTCTGCCAATCGCTGCAGCTCGAGGTGCTTTACACGCAAACGCTCCGCCTGATGCGAGACCGACTGGACGACCATATCCACGTGGACGAGTACATCGTGGGTTCGAAGCTAACCGTTTCGTACTGGCGCGAGCTAACGAACAAGGACCCAAAGTCGGAGCTCGGCTACCGGTTGACCATCCAGACGGATCCGAACGATTGCTCCAAACAGCTGGCCATTCTGCACGTGCCCTCGATCGGTAGCAAGGAAGCGGACATTGCCGATCGGGCCGTCCGTTCGGATCTGCTCTCGATGGAGCGGCTGCTCGTGCACACGGTCTACGTACGCTCGTTGGCCCGTTTGAACGACGTCAAAACGGAACTGCAACACTTCCTGAAGGATGTGGAGTACAACATTCACGGCACACCGGCCATgctgacggtgccggtgctaaATCCGTGTCTGCGGGCCGAGCACATCTACATTACGGTCGACACGCACACCGGTATGCTGCGGTGTCACGTTCCGAAGCACCTGGACTGTCCCATCATGCCCGACATGCAGCACGCCCTGAACAACGATTGGTCCAAGCTGCAGCATCTGATCTCGGAGCTCCGCTACTGGATCACGCAGCGACGGTGCGAGAAGACTCTGCAGCACCTACCGGCGACCACGCAGGACCGCTTGCCGTTAGTCTTTCCGCCGAATCATCCGATCACACGCATGGGACCACACAAAGTATTCATTCAACTTTACCGCCATGCCAACGTCATTCTGGTAAGTGCCTGACGTCCTCCGTGATCATGATCGTCAGGCCTAACTTTCTTGCTTTTCCCTCCGTTGATAGATTGTGGAGCtaaaagagaagaaaagttGCCCCAACGAAATGACCTACTCGTTCTACGTGGTGCTCGTGAAACCATCGTCCGTTGAGGAAGGACAAACGGGACTGCCAGACGGCCCCCAAGGGGCTGGATCGGGCCCAAATGAGACGGGGGCGGGCGGTATGCCCAAGCTGTACCTTCGCGTTTTGTCGCTCATCGAGTTCGATACGTTCGTGGCGACGCACGGTCCCGGGACACCGATTGACGAGACGCCGGCCGTCGGGTGCAGCAAGCGCAAACTACAGTCGACCGAACTGTCGTTGAGCGTGTTGGGACCGCCGAtgaagcaacagaaaaccATCTATCCGGCGTACTTTATCCCCGAGCTGGCGCACGTCGTGGCGATGTGCGACGAAAAGCTACCGTTCGTGGCCCTGGCCAAGGAGTTCTCTAACCGGCGCATACCGCACGGTGGCCTGCAGGTGGAAGCGAATGCCACCTCGCTGGTGCTGAAGCTACTGACGTTGCCTCAACCGAAACCGCCTCAGCTCCCGGCaacggcgcagcagcagcagcagcaacagcagcatggGTCACAATCTCAACAGCACTCGCACCCAGcgcaaaccggaccggacgggaAGCCGGggggcgaaccgaaaaccgttcaCGTCCCACCTATCGACAAGCAGGTGTGGAATGCACTTCTCAAGCGCCTGCTCTCGGTGTCGGTCCGGGCGCAGGTTAACAAGAGCAACCAGACGCGTCTCTGGACGACGGAACTCGTGTTCTACGGGTCCCCGTTGCCTAGCCTGCACCACAAGGAGCAGGGTATGCGCCGGGCCGTCTATCTGCAGTACGAAATGCTGCCGGTCGATTCGGTCGCCAAGGTGGTCGATCTGCTGCTGAACGATTGGTCGAAGATCGTGTACCTGTACACGCTCGTGCACGAGTTCCACGAGCAGTTGGGCAACGAAAAGTACAACCTGCAGAGCATGGTGACGATCAAGTCGTACAGCTACAcgaacctgctgctggcgtacGGCCCCAAGAAGGAGGTGAACGTGAACATCTGCTGGGACACGGAGGCGAAAGAGTTTAAGCTCGTGTTCACCGGCGGCAACAGTGCGATCAATGCGCACTCCATGATGCGCGATCAGCTGCAGGCCCACCTGAACCACAACTACAACCTGGCGCAGATCGTGCACATGCTGCACGAAACGTACCAACCGCTCAGCTCGATCGCCAAGCTGCCGATCATCCCGCACCTGGCCATCCTGCAGTCGCCCAAGATTCCGGTGCTCTCGTTCTGCATCATCCCACAGTCGCCCACGTTGCTGCGGATCTCGTTTCAAGGCGTTTACTGTCTCGAGGTGCGCTTCCGGGGCGGCGGACTGTGCACGGTCCGGGACGGGGCGTACAGTCGCTTCGATCGTACGCACGTCGTCGAGGAGTTTACCCCGACGCAGGGCCTAAAGGGGTTCCTGTCGAAGTACGTCGACGAAACGGCCGTCTTCCGGAGACGATCCCAGTCGGAAGA
Coding sequences within it:
- the LOC128268935 gene encoding mediator of RNA polymerase II transcription subunit 14 isoform X2, producing MAPQPLEQGGAVTSFIPTGQEMAQRQNLIPLGRLIDFIIQRTYHELTVLAELLPRKTDMDRKIEIYNFSASTRQLFIRLLALVKWANSASKVDKSAKIMGFLDKQSMLFIDTADMLSRVARETLVHARLPNFHIPAAVEILTTGSYSRLPSIIRERIVPPDPITAAEKRQTLQRLNQVIQHRLVTGNLLPQLRKFRIENGRVTFKVDHEFEVSLTVMGDAPTVPWRLLDIDFLVEDKETGDGKALVHPLQVNYIHQLIQGRIVDCIDALAEVYSCLHYFCQSLQLEVLYTQTLRLMRDRLDDHIHVDEYIVGSKLTVSYWRELTNKDPKSELGYRLTIQTDPNDCSKQLAILHVPSIGSKEADIADRAVRSDLLSMERLLVHTVYVRSLARLNDVKTELQHFLKDVEYNIHGTPAMLTVPVLNPCLRAEHIYITVDTHTGMLRCHVPKHLDCPIMPDMQHALNNDWSKLQHLISELRYWITQRRCEKTLQHLPATTQDRLPLVFPPNHPITRMGPHKVFIQLYRHANVILIVELKEKKSCPNEMTYSFYVVLVKPSSVEEGQTGLPDGPQGAGSGPNETGAGGMPKLYLRVLSLIEFDTFVATHGPGTPIDETPAVGCSKRKLQSTELSLSVLGPPMKQQKTIYPAYFIPELAHVVAMCDEKLPFVALAKEFSNRRIPHGGLQVEANATSLVLKLLTLPQPKPPQLPATAQQQQQQQQHGSQSQQHSHPAQTGPDGKPGGEPKTVHVPPIDKQVWNALLKRLLSVSVRAQVNKSNQTRLWTTELVFYGSPLPSLHHKEQGMRRAVYLQYEMLPVDSVAKVVDLLLNDWSKIVYLYTLVHEFHEQLGNEKYNLQSMVTIKSYSYTNLLLAYGPKKEVNVNICWDTEAKEFKLVFTGGNSAINAHSMMRDQLQAHLNHNYNLAQIVHMLHETYQPLSSIAKLPIIPHLAILQSPKIPVLSFCIIPQSPTLLRISFQGVYCLEVRFRGGGLCTVRDGAYSRFDRTHVVEEFTPTQGLKGFLSKYVDETAVFRRRSQSEDDNPPSPVTMEDPSHATAAAGGGGGAVGSGSVGSNTFLGGGTGGMRGPQSPRDPGLRFAAPLTPPTGSNPHTPASPHPIGGGGGAGAGGGPGGQGGGPGSGQGGQGGHMNNFNMTSPPASHMPHPSPSGGGLMPSSPLNAQPSPMAAHSPGPSNLAYMQGAHTDGSPFAALSPAASNWPGSPGMPRPSPRPGQSPEHKAQTPHHYTSRVIPARSWAGAIPTLLTYEALDTLCRATPHPQKEIPGPELSPLERFLGSVFMRRQLQRIIHQEDSLMAITSNEPGVVVFKADCLQYQVFLNPNHMQSLHLKAIQLPSMGGGNPMMDGKPVPYQWAVEDLQVLEQFFDQRVAAPPYRPAVMTSFTRMLNLPAKVLMDFIQIMRLDLMPELGQGNKWNVQFVLRMPPSATPIVPVGTTTILSHRQKILFFIQITRIPYLPNMEWKDAVTMLLPMVYDMNMNHTTLAERREPMPPQLTSAVSAHLRRFSECSVLQQGECSLFPAVRDLLLTLTLPNEPPVPGQMPIQLGGVMQQGGGPGGPGVPMGGPNAVPPSQGVPQVGSSPNPMMHSPMQQQQMGAGGGQPGGNYGGMVGGGGGGPPGGVGPGVGGPGVP
- the LOC128268935 gene encoding mediator of RNA polymerase II transcription subunit 14 isoform X1, whose product is MAPQPLEQGGAVTSFIPTGQEMAQRQNLIPLGRLIDFIIQRTYHELTVLAELLPRKTDMDRKIEIYNFSASTRQLFIRLLALVKWANSASKVDKSAKIMGFLDKQSMLFIDTADMLSRVARETLVHARLPNFHIPAAVEILTTGSYSRLPSIIRERIVPPDPITAAEKRQTLQRLNQVIQHRLVTGNLLPQLRKFRIENGRVTFKVDHEFEVSLTVMGDAPTVPWRLLDIDFLVEDKETGDGKALVHPLQVNYIHQLIQGRIVDCIDALAEVYSCLHYFCQSLQLEVLYTQTLRLMRDRLDDHIHVDEYIVGSKLTVSYWRELTNKDPKSELGYRLTIQTDPNDCSKQLAILHVPSIGSKEADIADRAVRSDLLSMERLLVHTVYVRSLARLNDVKTELQHFLKDVEYNIHGTPAMLTVPVLNPCLRAEHIYITVDTHTGMLRCHVPKHLDCPIMPDMQHALNNDWSKLQHLISELRYWITQRRCEKTLQHLPATTQDRLPLVFPPNHPITRMGPHKVFIQLYRHANVILIVELKEKKSCPNEMTYSFYVVLVKPSSVEEGQTGLPDGPQGAGSGPNETGAGGMPKLYLRVLSLIEFDTFVATHGPGTPIDETPAVGCSKRKLQSTELSLSVLGPPMKQQKTIYPAYFIPELAHVVAMCDEKLPFVALAKEFSNRRIPHGGLQVEANATSLVLKLLTLPQPKPPQLPATAQQQQQQQQHGSQSQQHSHPAQTGPDGKPGGEPKTVHVPPIDKQVWNALLKRLLSVSVRAQVNKSNQTRLWTTELVFYGSPLPSLHHKEQGMRRAVYLQYEMLPVDSVAKVVDLLLNDWSKIVYLYTLVHEFHEQLGNEKYNLQSMVTIKSYSYTNLLLAYGPKKEVNVNICWDTEAKEFKLVFTGGNSAINAHSMMRDQLQAHLNHNYNLAQIVHMLHETYQPLSSIAKLPIIPHLAILQSPKIPVLSFCIIPQSPTLLRISFQGVYCLEVRFRGGGLCTVRDGAYSRFDRTHVVEEFTPTQGLKGFLSKYVDETAVFRRRSQSEDDNPPSPVTMEDPSHATAAAGGGGGAVGSGSVGSNTFLGGGTGGMRGPQSPRDPGLRFAAPLTPPTGSNPHTPASPHPIGGGGGAGAGGGPGGQGGGPGSGQGGQGGHMNNFNMTSPPASHMPHPSPSGGGLMPSSPLNAQPSPMAAHSPGPSNLAYMQGAHTDGSPFAALSPAASNWPGSPGMPRPSPRPGQSPEHKAQSTFTGHEFGDRFLFSLPCPLSLAPHHYTSRVIPARSWAGAIPTLLTYEALDTLCRATPHPQKEIPGPELSPLERFLGSVFMRRQLQRIIHQEDSLMAITSNEPGVVVFKADCLQYQVFLNPNHMQSLHLKAIQLPSMGGGNPMMDGKPVPYQWAVEDLQVLEQFFDQRVAAPPYRPAVMTSFTRMLNLPAKVLMDFIQIMRLDLMPELGQGNKWNVQFVLRMPPSATPIVPVGTTTILSHRQKILFFIQITRIPYLPNMEWKDAVTMLLPMVYDMNMNHTTLAERREPMPPQLTSAVSAHLRRFSECSVLQQGECSLFPAVRDLLLTLTLPNEPPVPGQMPIQLGGVMQQGGGPGGPGVPMGGPNAVPPSQGVPQVGSSPNPMMHSPMQQQQMGAGGGQPGGNYGGMVGGGGGGPPGGVGPGVGGPGVP